A region of Lycium barbarum isolate Lr01 chromosome 1, ASM1917538v2, whole genome shotgun sequence DNA encodes the following proteins:
- the LOC132614297 gene encoding uncharacterized protein LOC132614297, translated as MANELLYLYLAGSEIAVSGVLVREEKGTQYPVYYVSRTLGDAETRYPHLEKFALALLTASRKLKPYFQCHPVCDVTSYPLRNVMHKPELSGRLAKWAMEISGYDIEYKLRTAIKSQILADFVADFAPAIIPEVDKEMLLTSRTSTGVWTLYTDGASNVKAFGLGIVLKPPSNDVIRQYIRSVDLTNNEAEYEAMIAGLELAKSFGVEIIEAKCDSLLVVNQKNGTFEIKDDRMWRYQEKLRVVLRRFKEWTLEHVPRDQNDGTDALANLGSSVESYGFNSGAVVQLTKSVIETDHAEIKSTSLTWDWRNKYVDYLQIGKLPYDAKESRALRTKAARFCLVDGQLYRRSFHDPLARCLGPGETDYVLRQVHEGTCGNHSGADSLVRKLIRAGYYWNRMEDGAKTFVRKCNECQRHAPSIHQPGEKLHQVLSPWPFMKWRMDIVGPFLWAPDKTQFILLMTDYFSKWVKAQAREKVREKEVIDFIYEHIICRFGVPAEIACDNGKQFIGSKVSKFFEEYKIKKILSTPYHRSANGQAESTNKTILQNLKKRLADSKHRWKEVLPEVLWAYRTMVRSSARETPFPLYTEPRPSYSSKLVSQA; from the coding sequence ATGGCGAATGAGCTGTTGTATCTATACTTAGCGGGGTCTGAGATAGCGGTGAGCGGTGTCTTGGTTCGAGAGGAGAAAGGTACGCAATACCCAGTTTACTATGTAAGTAGAACCCTCGGTGACGCTGAAACCAGGTACCCACATTTGGAAAAATTCGCTTTGGCTTTATTGACtgcatctagaaaattaaaaccttactttcagtgTCATCCCGTATGCGACGTAACGTCGTACCCCCTaaggaatgtcatgcataaacccgaactctcaggcCGACTAGCAAAGTGGGCTATggagattagcgggtatgatattgaATACAAACTCCGAACTGCGATCAAATCCCAAATATTGGCAGATTTCGTGGCCGATTTTGCACCGGCCATAATTCCCGAGGTAGATAAGGAAATGCTTCTTACCTCGAGGACTAGTACAGGAGTCTGGACTCTTTACACAGACGGTGCTTCTAATGTAAAAGCGTTCGGGTTAGGGATCGTTCTTAAACCTCCCTCGAATGACGTAATAAGACAATATATTAGATCGGTTGATTTAACTAACAACGAAGCCgaatatgaggctatgattgcaggtttagaactaGCTAAAAGCTTCGGAGTCGAGATCATTGAGGCCAAATGCGATTCTCTCCTGGTGGTCAACCAAAAGAATGGAACCTTCGAAATCAAGGATGATCGAATGTGGAGATATCAGGAAAAATTGCGGGTTGTCCTTCGCCGGTTCAAGGAGTGGACGTTGGAACACGTACCCCGGGATCAAAATGATGGGACGGATGCCCTAGCAAATCTGGGATCCTCGGTAGAATCGTATGGGTTCAATTCCGGAGCTGTGGTGCAGTTGACAAAATCAGTTATAGAGACCGACCACGCCGAGATAAAATCGACCAGCCTCACTTGGGATTGGAGGAACAAATACGTAGACTATCTTCAAATAGGAAAGCTACCATACGATGCCAAAGAGTCAAGAGCCCTCCGAACCAAAGCAGCTAGATTTTGTTTGGTTGATGGCCAGTTATACCGAAGGTCATTCCACGACCCTTTGGCGAGGTGCCTAGGACCAGGAGAAACCGACTACGTTCTGAGGCAAGTTCATGAGGGGACTTGCGGAAATCATTCGGGAGCCGATTCATTGGTCCGCAAGCTGATCAGGGCAGGATACTATTGGAACAGGATGGAGGATGGCGCCAAAACCTTCGTTCGAAAATGTAACGAATGCCAAAGGCACGCCCCGTCAATACACCAACCCGGGGAAAAGCTCCATCAGGTCCTTtccccatggccattcatgaaatggcgCATGGATATAGTAGGGCCTTTCCTATGGGCCCCAGATAAGACgcaatttattttacttatgactgattatttctctaaatgggtcaAAGCACAGGCACGCGAGAAAGTCAGGGAAAAAGAGGTCATTGATTTCATTTACGAACATATAATATGTCGATTTGGGGTACCCGCGGAGATCGCATGTGATAACGGGAAGCAGTTCATAGGTAGCAAGGTCAGCAAGTTTTTTGAAGaatacaaaatcaagaaaatcttatCCACCCCATATCACCGGAGCGCGAATGGCCAGGCCGAGTCTACCAATAAAACTATACTGCAGAATTTAAAGAAAAGACTGGCCGACTCTAAGCACCGTTGGAAGGAGGTTCTGCCCGAGGTTTTATGGGCCTACCGCACAATGGTAAGATCAAGCGCCAGGGAGACTCCTTTTCCCTTGTATACGGAGCCGAGGCCCTCATACTCGTCGAAGTTGGTGAGCCAAGCTTAA